A section of the Pseudomonas flavescens genome encodes:
- a CDS encoding EAL domain-containing protein produces MPFSTLRSRGRARRLSTSLGVAALPLLLGIPLMYWQAATLLTNRAEKSALDAQAQLEVVLDNAAQAADAVIELSGRACAEVEPQLRRQATASPFARSVNLVHDGIIYCTSLMGPYSIAEEPAAYSEGRLRLMAGNPVTPERALLVYRQSDTNGSVLIGIDGQHLNNLLQVNGQEVPLQLTVGENWMTADGIVSQSAATQYTDYPYSTASSRYPFRVLASYPSGVSLQYMREHYLPQLLLFLMLGALAGTVTYRFSLRSASPSGELQRALEAGEFIPYYQPLVDARNGTWDGVEVLMRWQHPREGLVPPDQFIPLAERGGLIVPMTSALMNQVREDFASRAHDLPPGFHIGINVTAAHCQNLHLLEECRDFLAAFPARRINLVLELTERQMITPTAVTDRLFTELRELGVRIAIDDFGTGHSSLAYLREFRVDYLKIDRSFVSMIGSDALSRHILDNILDLAVRLELGLVAEGVETAEQSEYLSQRGVQFLQGYLFARPMPAPALFKALETPPQVV; encoded by the coding sequence ATGCCCTTCTCCACTCTTCGCTCCCGCGGACGCGCTCGGCGCCTGAGCACCTCATTGGGTGTCGCGGCACTGCCGCTGCTGCTGGGCATACCGCTGATGTACTGGCAGGCCGCGACGCTGCTGACCAATCGCGCGGAAAAGAGCGCGCTGGATGCCCAGGCCCAGCTGGAAGTGGTACTCGACAATGCCGCTCAGGCTGCCGATGCAGTGATCGAGCTATCGGGCCGCGCCTGTGCGGAAGTGGAGCCACAACTTCGTCGCCAGGCTACCGCCAGCCCCTTCGCGCGCTCGGTCAATCTGGTGCATGACGGCATCATCTATTGCACATCGCTGATGGGGCCGTACAGCATCGCCGAAGAACCTGCCGCCTACAGCGAGGGTCGCCTGCGCCTGATGGCCGGCAACCCGGTCACGCCGGAACGTGCACTGCTGGTGTACCGCCAGAGCGACACCAATGGAAGCGTGCTCATCGGCATCGACGGCCAGCACCTCAACAACCTGCTGCAGGTCAATGGCCAGGAGGTTCCCCTGCAACTGACGGTGGGAGAGAACTGGATGACCGCCGACGGCATCGTCAGTCAGAGCGCGGCCACGCAATACACCGACTATCCCTACAGCACCGCATCGTCGCGCTATCCGTTCAGGGTCCTGGCCAGCTACCCGAGCGGCGTCTCGCTGCAGTACATGCGTGAACACTATCTGCCGCAGCTCCTGCTGTTCCTGATGCTCGGTGCACTGGCTGGCACCGTGACCTATCGCTTCAGCCTGCGCTCGGCCTCGCCCAGCGGCGAGCTGCAGCGCGCCCTGGAGGCGGGTGAGTTCATCCCCTACTACCAACCTCTGGTGGACGCTCGCAATGGCACTTGGGATGGCGTGGAGGTGCTGATGCGCTGGCAGCACCCCCGAGAAGGCCTGGTGCCCCCCGATCAGTTCATCCCGCTGGCCGAACGTGGCGGCCTGATCGTGCCCATGACCAGCGCCCTGATGAACCAGGTACGCGAAGATTTCGCCAGCCGAGCGCACGATCTGCCGCCGGGTTTTCATATCGGCATCAACGTCACGGCAGCGCACTGTCAGAACCTGCACCTGCTGGAAGAGTGCCGCGACTTTCTGGCGGCCTTCCCTGCCCGGCGCATCAACCTCGTGCTGGAGCTCACCGAGCGCCAGATGATCACGCCCACCGCGGTGACTGACCGGCTGTTCACCGAACTGCGCGAGCTGGGTGTGCGCATCGCCATCGACGACTTCGGCACCGGCCACTCGAGCCTCGCCTACCTGCGTGAATTTCGCGTCGACTACCTGAAGATCGATCGCAGCTTCGTCTCCATGATCGGCTCCGACGCCCTGTCCCGGCATATCCTCGACAACATCCTCGACCTGGCGGTGCGCCTGGAGCTCGGTCTGGTCGCAGAAGGCGTGGAAACCGCTGAGCAGAGTGAATACCTGAGCCAGCGCGGCGTGCAGTTCCTGCAGGGCTACCTGTTCGCCAGGCCGATGCCTGCACCCGCGTTGTTCAAGGCTCTGGAAACGCCACCGCAGGTTGTTTGA
- the acs gene encoding acetate--CoA ligase produces MSAASLYPVSPEVAANSLTDEATYKAMYQQSVVNPDGFWREQAQRLDWIKPFTKVKQTSFDDHHVDIKWFADGTLNVSYNCLDRHLAERGDQIAIIWEGDDPSEHKEITYRQLHEQVCKFANALRGQDVHRGDVVTIYMPMIPEAVVAMLACARIGAIHSVVFGGFSPEALAGRIIDCSSKVVITADEGLRGGKKIPLKANVDDALTNPETRSIQKVIVVKRTGSEIKWNQHRDIWFEDLMKVAGSVCAPKEMGAEEALFILYTSGSTGKPKGVLHTTGGYLLYAALTHERVFDYKPGEIYWCTADVGWVTGHSYIVYGPLANGATTLLFEGIPNYPDVTRVSKIIDKHKVNILYTAPTAIRAMMAQGTAAVEGADGSSLRLLGSVGEPINPEAWNWYYEKVGQSRCPIVDTWWQTETGGFMITPLPGATALKPGSATRPFFGVVPALVDNLGNIIEGAAEGNLVILDSWPGQSRSLYGDHDRFVDTYFKTFKGMYFTGDGARRDEDGYWWITGRVDDVLNVSGHRMGTAEVESAMVAHPKVAEAAVVGVPHDIKGQGIYVYVTLNQGQEPSEQLRQELKAWVRKEIGPIATPDVIQWAPGLPKTRSGKIMRRILRKIATAEYDALGDISTLADPGVVQHLIDTHKSMQTACA; encoded by the coding sequence ATGAGTGCTGCGTCCCTGTATCCCGTGAGCCCCGAGGTGGCGGCCAATTCGTTGACCGACGAAGCCACCTACAAAGCCATGTACCAGCAGTCCGTGGTCAACCCGGATGGCTTCTGGCGCGAGCAGGCTCAGCGCCTCGACTGGATCAAGCCTTTCACCAAGGTCAAGCAGACCTCGTTCGACGACCACCACGTCGATATCAAATGGTTCGCCGACGGCACGCTCAACGTTTCCTACAACTGCCTTGATCGCCACCTGGCGGAGCGCGGCGATCAGATCGCGATCATCTGGGAAGGCGACGACCCGTCCGAGCACAAGGAAATCACCTACCGCCAACTGCACGAGCAGGTGTGCAAGTTCGCCAACGCCCTGCGCGGCCAGGACGTGCACCGCGGTGACGTGGTGACCATCTACATGCCGATGATCCCGGAAGCCGTGGTCGCCATGCTGGCGTGCGCCCGCATTGGTGCCATCCACTCCGTGGTGTTCGGTGGCTTCTCGCCGGAGGCCCTGGCCGGGCGCATCATCGACTGCTCCTCCAAGGTGGTGATCACCGCTGACGAAGGCCTGCGCGGCGGCAAGAAGATTCCGCTGAAAGCCAACGTCGACGACGCCCTGACCAACCCTGAAACGCGCAGCATCCAGAAGGTCATCGTGGTCAAGCGCACGGGTTCCGAGATCAAGTGGAACCAGCACCGCGACATCTGGTTCGAGGACCTGATGAAGGTGGCCGGCAGCGTTTGCGCGCCGAAGGAAATGGGCGCCGAAGAAGCGCTGTTCATCCTTTACACCTCCGGCTCCACCGGCAAGCCCAAGGGCGTGTTGCACACCACCGGCGGTTACCTGCTGTATGCCGCGCTGACCCACGAGCGCGTGTTCGATTACAAGCCGGGCGAGATCTACTGGTGCACCGCCGACGTGGGCTGGGTCACCGGCCATAGCTACATCGTCTATGGCCCGCTGGCCAACGGCGCGACCACGCTGCTGTTCGAAGGCATCCCCAATTACCCGGACGTGACCCGCGTGTCGAAGATCATCGACAAGCACAAGGTCAACATCCTCTACACCGCGCCGACCGCGATCCGCGCCATGATGGCCCAGGGCACCGCCGCCGTCGAAGGTGCCGATGGCTCCAGCCTGCGTCTGCTCGGTTCGGTGGGCGAGCCGATCAACCCGGAAGCCTGGAACTGGTACTACGAGAAGGTCGGCCAGTCGCGCTGCCCGATCGTCGACACCTGGTGGCAGACCGAAACCGGTGGTTTCATGATCACCCCGCTGCCGGGCGCGACGGCACTCAAGCCGGGCTCGGCAACCCGTCCGTTCTTCGGCGTGGTACCGGCACTGGTGGACAATCTGGGCAACATCATCGAGGGCGCTGCCGAAGGCAACCTGGTGATCCTCGATTCCTGGCCGGGCCAGTCGCGCAGCCTGTACGGTGACCACGACCGTTTCGTCGATACCTACTTCAAGACCTTCAAGGGCATGTACTTCACCGGTGACGGCGCACGCCGCGACGAAGACGGCTACTGGTGGATCACCGGTCGCGTCGACGATGTGCTCAACGTGTCCGGCCACCGCATGGGCACCGCGGAAGTGGAAAGCGCCATGGTCGCCCACCCGAAAGTCGCCGAGGCTGCCGTGGTTGGCGTGCCGCACGACATCAAGGGACAGGGTATCTATGTCTACGTGACCCTGAATCAGGGGCAGGAGCCGTCCGAGCAGTTGCGCCAGGAGCTCAAGGCCTGGGTGCGCAAGGAAATCGGTCCGATCGCCACCCCGGACGTGATCCAGTGGGCGCCGGGGCTGCCGAAGACTCGCTCGGGCAAGATCATGCGGCGCATCCTGCGCAAGATCGCCACGGCCGAATACGACGCTCTCGGCGACATCTCCACGCTGGCCGATCCGGGCGTGGTGCAACACCTGATCGACACCCACAAGTCGATGCAGACCGCCTGCGCCTGA
- a CDS encoding ABC transporter substrate-binding protein codes for MKKIALLGALALSLLSPLTMAQEAKALRIGIEAAYPPFAYKTPDGNITGFDYDIGVALCEEMKVECKWIEQEFDGLIPALKVRKFDAVLSSMSITEERKRAVDFTGKYYATPAKLAMKSGAVMNDVATDLKGKKIGVQRSSVYDRYATDVFGPAGAEIVRYSSQNEVFLDLSAGRLDGTIADSVNIEDGFLKTDAGKGFAFVGPDFTEEKYFGEGQGIAVRKGDKALAEKISAAILAIRENGKYKAVQDKYFSFDVYGK; via the coding sequence ATGAAAAAGATCGCACTGCTCGGCGCGCTGGCACTATCCCTGCTGTCGCCGCTGACCATGGCCCAGGAGGCCAAGGCGCTGCGTATCGGTATCGAAGCGGCTTACCCGCCGTTCGCCTACAAGACTCCCGACGGCAACATCACCGGCTTCGACTACGACATCGGTGTCGCCCTGTGCGAAGAGATGAAAGTCGAGTGCAAGTGGATCGAGCAGGAGTTCGACGGCCTGATCCCGGCACTCAAGGTCCGCAAGTTCGACGCGGTGCTGTCGTCGATGTCCATCACCGAAGAGCGCAAGCGCGCCGTGGACTTCACCGGCAAGTACTACGCCACGCCGGCCAAGCTGGCGATGAAGAGCGGGGCGGTGATGAACGACGTGGCCACCGACCTCAAGGGCAAGAAGATCGGCGTACAGCGTTCCTCCGTGTATGACCGTTACGCCACCGACGTTTTCGGCCCGGCCGGTGCCGAGATCGTGCGTTACAGCTCGCAGAACGAAGTGTTCCTGGACCTCAGCGCTGGCCGCCTGGATGGCACCATCGCCGACTCGGTGAACATCGAAGACGGCTTCCTCAAGACCGACGCTGGCAAGGGCTTCGCCTTCGTGGGCCCGGATTTCACCGAAGAGAAATACTTCGGCGAAGGCCAGGGCATCGCCGTGCGCAAGGGTGACAAGGCGCTGGCCGAGAAGATCAGCGCCGCGATCCTGGCCATCCGCGAAAACGGCAAGTACAAGGCCGTCCAGGACAAGTACTTCAGCTTCGACGTCTACGGCAAGTAA
- a CDS encoding ABC transporter permease: MLNGYGSSILDGAWLTLILALTSMAVAIVLGLVGAAFRLSPVRWLAVLGETYSTVIRGIPDLVLILLIFYGGQDLVNRVMPMLGYDEYIDINPFVAGVFTMGFIFGAYLSETFRGAFMAIPKGQAEAGAAYGMSSLQVFLRILVPQMIRFAIPGFTNNWLVLTKATALISVVGLQDMMFKAKSAADATREPFTFYLAVAGLYLLITSVSLLALRYLEKRYSVGTKAAEL; the protein is encoded by the coding sequence ATGCTCAACGGCTACGGCTCGTCCATTCTCGATGGCGCCTGGCTCACCCTGATCCTGGCGCTGACGTCGATGGCGGTGGCCATCGTGCTCGGCCTGGTTGGCGCTGCGTTTCGGCTGTCGCCAGTGCGCTGGCTGGCGGTACTCGGTGAGACCTATTCGACAGTGATCCGCGGCATTCCCGATCTGGTGCTGATCCTGCTGATCTTCTATGGCGGACAGGATCTGGTGAACCGGGTGATGCCGATGCTCGGCTATGACGAGTACATCGATATCAATCCTTTCGTCGCCGGCGTGTTCACCATGGGCTTCATTTTCGGCGCCTACCTGTCGGAAACCTTCCGCGGTGCCTTCATGGCCATTCCCAAGGGGCAGGCGGAGGCGGGGGCGGCCTATGGCATGAGCAGCCTGCAGGTGTTCCTGCGCATTCTGGTGCCGCAGATGATCCGTTTCGCCATTCCCGGGTTCACCAACAACTGGCTGGTGCTGACCAAGGCCACGGCGCTGATCTCGGTGGTCGGTCTGCAGGACATGATGTTCAAGGCCAAGAGCGCCGCCGATGCCACGCGTGAGCCCTTCACCTTCTACCTGGCGGTGGCCGGCCTGTATCTGCTGATCACCAGTGTCTCCCTGCTGGCCCTGCGTTATCTGGAAAAGCGCTACTCGGTCGGCACCAAGGCCGCCGAACTGTGA
- a CDS encoding ABC transporter permease, with the protein MIFDYTVIWDSLPLYFGGVLVTLKLLAIALFFGLLLAVPLALMRTSRSPWVNGPAWLYTYVIRGTPMLVQLFLIYYGLAQFEAVRESVLWPYLSNATFCACLAFAINTSAYSAEILAGSLKATPHGEIEAAKAMGMSRAKLYRRILLPSALRRALPQYSNEVIMMLHTTSLASIVTLIDITGAARTVSSQYYLPFEAFITAGLFYLCLTFILVRLFKLAERRWLAYLAPRRS; encoded by the coding sequence ATGATCTTCGATTACACCGTCATCTGGGACAGCCTGCCGCTGTATTTCGGCGGCGTACTGGTCACCCTCAAGCTGCTGGCCATCGCGCTGTTCTTCGGCCTGCTGCTCGCCGTGCCTCTGGCGCTGATGCGCACCTCGCGCTCGCCGTGGGTCAACGGCCCGGCCTGGCTGTACACCTACGTGATTCGCGGCACGCCGATGCTGGTGCAACTGTTCCTGATCTACTACGGCCTGGCCCAGTTCGAGGCGGTGCGTGAGAGCGTGCTGTGGCCGTACCTGTCCAATGCCACCTTCTGCGCCTGCCTGGCGTTCGCCATCAATACCAGCGCCTACAGCGCCGAAATCCTCGCCGGCAGCCTCAAGGCCACGCCCCATGGCGAGATCGAGGCGGCCAAGGCGATGGGCATGTCGCGGGCCAAGCTGTACCGTCGCATTCTGCTGCCTTCGGCGCTGCGCCGCGCGCTGCCGCAGTACAGCAACGAAGTGATCATGATGCTGCACACCACCAGCCTGGCGTCCATCGTCACGCTGATCGACATCACCGGTGCAGCGCGTACGGTCAGTTCCCAGTATTACCTGCCGTTCGAGGCGTTCATCACCGCCGGCCTGTTCTACCTGTGCCTGACCTTCATTCTGGTGCGCCTGTTCAAACTGGCCGAGCGTCGCTGGCTGGCCTACCTGGCGCCGCGGCGCAGCTGA
- a CDS encoding ABC transporter ATP-binding protein, with product MYKLEVKDLHKRYGSHEVLKGVSLAAKAGDVISIIGSSGSGKSTFLRCINLLEQPHAGQILLNGEALKLVPGKDGALRAADDKQLQRLRSRLAMVFQHFNLWSHMNVLENVMEAPVHVLGMSKAEAREKAEHYLQKVGVAHRKEAYPAHMSGGEQQRVAIARALAMEPEVMLFDEPTSALDPELVGDVLKVMRDLAGEGRTMVVVTHEMGFAREVSNQLLFLHQGLVEEQGDPREVLANPQSQRLQQFLSGSLK from the coding sequence ATGTACAAGCTCGAAGTGAAGGATCTGCACAAGCGCTACGGCAGCCACGAGGTGCTCAAGGGCGTATCGCTGGCTGCCAAGGCCGGCGACGTGATCAGCATCATCGGCTCCAGCGGTTCCGGCAAGAGCACCTTCCTGCGTTGCATCAACCTGCTCGAACAGCCCCACGCCGGGCAGATTCTGCTCAACGGCGAGGCGCTCAAGCTGGTGCCCGGCAAGGATGGCGCCCTGCGCGCTGCCGATGACAAGCAACTGCAGCGCCTGCGTTCGCGCCTGGCCATGGTGTTCCAGCACTTCAACCTGTGGTCGCACATGAACGTGCTGGAAAACGTCATGGAAGCGCCAGTGCACGTGCTGGGCATGAGCAAGGCCGAGGCCCGCGAGAAGGCCGAACACTACCTGCAGAAGGTTGGCGTGGCGCACCGCAAGGAGGCCTATCCGGCGCACATGTCCGGCGGCGAGCAGCAGCGCGTAGCGATTGCCCGGGCGCTGGCGATGGAGCCGGAAGTCATGCTGTTCGACGAGCCAACCTCGGCGCTTGATCCGGAACTGGTCGGCGATGTGTTGAAGGTGATGCGCGATCTGGCTGGCGAGGGGCGTACCATGGTGGTGGTGACCCACGAAATGGGCTTTGCCCGCGAAGTCTCCAACCAGTTGCTGTTCCTGCATCAGGGCCTGGTGGAGGAGCAGGGCGACCCACGCGAGGTGTTGGCCAACCCGCAATCTCAACGTCTGCAACAGTTCCTCAGCGGTAGTCTCAAGTAG
- the argR gene encoding transcriptional regulator ArgR: MTAHRIGFLLWPSTKPLTLALAEEALSVAQRVHPEVVYEVSFLQAEEPVEGAWRLPGSPWAGGLEGYRKLFLLADEPPATVAPALAAALKQVARSGCCVGAVAAGVYPLAQLGLLDGYRAAVHWRWQDDFAERFPKVIATSHLFDWDRDRLTACGGMAVMDMLLALLARDHGAELAGAVSEELVVERIREGGERQRIPLQNRLGSSHPKLTQAVLLMEANIEEPLTTDEIAQHVCVSRRQLERIFKQYLNRVPSQYYLELRLNKARQLLMQTSKSIIQIGLSCGFSSGPHFSSAYRNFFGATPREDRNQRRSNNPFELTSAPVERG; this comes from the coding sequence ATGACTGCTCACCGAATCGGCTTCCTGCTTTGGCCTTCCACCAAGCCCCTGACACTGGCGCTGGCGGAAGAGGCCCTGAGCGTCGCTCAGCGCGTTCATCCGGAAGTGGTTTACGAGGTGTCGTTCCTGCAGGCCGAAGAGCCTGTCGAGGGGGCCTGGCGCCTGCCGGGCAGCCCTTGGGCCGGTGGGCTGGAGGGCTACCGCAAGCTGTTCCTGCTCGCCGATGAGCCACCAGCCACCGTAGCCCCGGCATTGGCTGCGGCGCTCAAGCAGGTGGCGCGCAGCGGCTGCTGCGTGGGAGCGGTCGCCGCTGGCGTCTATCCCCTGGCCCAGCTCGGCCTGCTCGATGGCTATCGGGCGGCCGTGCACTGGCGCTGGCAGGATGATTTCGCCGAGCGCTTCCCCAAGGTGATCGCCACCAGCCACCTGTTCGACTGGGATCGCGATCGCCTCACGGCCTGCGGCGGCATGGCGGTAATGGACATGCTGCTGGCCCTGCTGGCCCGTGATCATGGGGCCGAACTGGCCGGCGCGGTATCCGAGGAGCTGGTGGTCGAGCGCATTCGCGAAGGTGGCGAGCGTCAGCGCATTCCGTTGCAGAATCGCCTCGGCTCCAGCCATCCCAAGCTCACCCAGGCGGTGCTGCTGATGGAGGCCAACATCGAGGAGCCGCTGACCACCGACGAGATCGCCCAGCATGTCTGCGTGTCGCGTCGGCAACTGGAACGCATCTTCAAGCAGTACCTCAATCGCGTGCCCAGCCAGTACTACCTGGAACTGCGCCTGAACAAGGCCCGGCAACTGCTGATGCAGACCAGCAAGTCGATCATCCAGATCGGCCTGTCCTGCGGCTTCTCCTCGGGCCCGCATTTCTCCAGCGCGTACCGCAACTTCTTCGGCGCCACACCGCGGGAAGACCGCAATCAGCGGCGCAGCAACAACCCCTTCGAACTGACCTCGGCGCCCGTCGAGCGCGGCTGA
- the ctaD gene encoding cytochrome c oxidase subunit I yields MSETRETQRGEDTDALHDQFNEVWGNPRGWRALTIVNHTTLGLRFMVTGLGFFIFGILLAMLIRTQLALPGNAFMGAEMYNQVFTMHGTVMMFLFAVPMMEGLAVYLIPKMLGARDLVFPRLSALGYWCYLFGGLIICSSLLLGVAPNAGWFMYTPLSSAAHSPGINADFWLLGITFVEISAVSAGVELVVSILRTRAEGMALNRMPIYAWYILTMAMMIVIGFPPLILGSILLELERAAGLPFFEVARGGDPLLWQHLFWLFGHPEVYIIFLPAAGIVSTLLPVFCGRPLVGYRAVVLGVLTTGFISFGLWVHHMFTVGIPQLAQAFFSAASMLVAIPTAIQVFAWIATLWLGKPRYNVPMLWLVGFLITFVCGGLTGVMLALVPFDWQVHDTHFVVAHFHYVLIGGMLFPLIAGLYYWLPHFSGRMASERLGKWGFWLVFIGFNMTFLIMHWTGLLGMPRRVYTYDTGLGWDMPNLISSIGSFIMVIGIATLLLDLILHYRYGKPAGKNPWQADTMEWATSLPPNPYNFVSLAKVTDRHPLWRDPDLGDSMARGEHALTVIDHGRRETWGVDPLTGEVREIIHLPGNSWLPFIAACCIAVVCLSLLTKTYTLALVACFASIVVLLRWSWENGAHPKAAPDAKTQPGEPPLHSRTCDGPGLWGMGVTLLSNGALYLALLFGWFYLWTVAPNWQVPDAPVFNHWLLFASALLLTLATPWHRRVLARLRQRDARGLLTCQMGLAAIGLIQAALLLWALLSEALQPTVRAHDAVIFVMLAYSFGHALLAGTLSALQALRVRIGYVSAESPYEPLVVAQFWNYSLGVLWTSYFAIALFPPAFGGA; encoded by the coding sequence ATGAGTGAAACGCGCGAAACACAACGCGGCGAAGACACCGACGCCCTGCACGACCAGTTCAACGAGGTGTGGGGCAACCCGAGGGGCTGGCGTGCGCTGACCATCGTCAACCACACCACCCTGGGCCTGCGCTTTATGGTCACCGGCCTGGGCTTCTTCATTTTCGGCATCCTGCTGGCGATGCTGATCCGCACCCAGCTGGCACTGCCGGGCAACGCCTTCATGGGCGCGGAAATGTACAACCAGGTGTTCACCATGCACGGCACGGTGATGATGTTCCTGTTCGCCGTGCCCATGATGGAAGGCCTGGCGGTGTACCTGATTCCGAAGATGCTCGGCGCAAGGGATCTGGTCTTTCCACGGCTCTCGGCACTGGGCTACTGGTGCTACCTGTTCGGCGGTCTGATCATCTGTTCCAGCCTGCTCCTGGGCGTGGCACCCAACGCTGGCTGGTTCATGTACACGCCGCTGTCCAGCGCCGCGCATTCACCGGGAATCAACGCCGACTTCTGGCTGCTGGGTATCACCTTCGTGGAGATCTCCGCGGTGTCGGCCGGTGTCGAACTGGTGGTATCGATCCTGCGCACCCGTGCCGAAGGCATGGCGCTGAACAGAATGCCGATCTACGCCTGGTACATCCTGACCATGGCGATGATGATCGTCATCGGCTTTCCGCCGCTGATTCTCGGCAGCATCCTGCTGGAGCTTGAACGGGCTGCGGGCCTGCCCTTCTTCGAAGTGGCGCGCGGCGGAGATCCGCTGCTCTGGCAGCACCTGTTCTGGCTGTTCGGCCACCCCGAGGTGTACATCATCTTCCTGCCGGCCGCCGGCATCGTCTCGACCCTGCTGCCGGTGTTCTGCGGCCGCCCGCTGGTGGGCTATCGCGCCGTGGTGCTGGGCGTGCTCACCACCGGCTTCATCAGCTTCGGCCTGTGGGTGCACCACATGTTCACGGTGGGCATCCCGCAGCTGGCCCAGGCGTTCTTTTCCGCAGCGAGCATGCTGGTGGCGATACCCACGGCGATTCAGGTATTCGCCTGGATCGCCACGCTGTGGCTCGGCAAACCGCGCTACAACGTACCGATGCTGTGGCTCGTGGGTTTTCTGATCACCTTCGTGTGCGGCGGGCTGACCGGGGTGATGCTGGCTCTGGTGCCCTTCGACTGGCAGGTGCACGACACCCACTTCGTGGTCGCGCATTTCCACTACGTGCTGATCGGCGGCATGCTCTTTCCGTTGATCGCCGGGCTGTATTACTGGTTGCCGCACTTCTCCGGGCGCATGGCTTCCGAACGCCTGGGCAAGTGGGGGTTCTGGCTGGTGTTCATCGGTTTCAACATGACCTTCCTGATCATGCACTGGACCGGCCTGCTGGGCATGCCGAGGCGCGTCTATACCTACGACACGGGCCTGGGCTGGGACATGCCCAACCTGATCTCGTCGATCGGCAGCTTCATCATGGTGATCGGTATCGCCACCCTGCTGCTGGATCTGATCCTGCACTACCGCTACGGCAAACCCGCCGGCAAGAATCCCTGGCAGGCCGATACCATGGAGTGGGCCACCAGCCTGCCGCCCAACCCGTACAACTTCGTCAGCCTGGCCAAGGTCACCGACCGCCATCCGCTGTGGCGTGACCCGGATCTGGGTGACAGCATGGCTCGCGGTGAGCATGCCCTGACGGTGATCGACCACGGCCGCCGGGAAACCTGGGGCGTCGACCCGCTGACCGGCGAAGTCAGGGAAATTATCCACCTGCCCGGCAACAGCTGGCTGCCGTTCATTGCCGCCTGCTGCATCGCCGTGGTGTGCCTGAGCCTGCTGACCAAGACCTACACCCTGGCGCTGGTGGCCTGTTTCGCCTCGATCGTGGTGCTGCTGCGCTGGAGTTGGGAGAACGGTGCCCACCCCAAGGCGGCGCCGGATGCCAAGACCCAGCCCGGCGAACCGCCGCTGCATTCGCGAACCTGCGACGGCCCGGGGCTGTGGGGCATGGGCGTGACCCTGCTGTCCAATGGCGCACTGTACCTGGCGTTGCTGTTCGGCTGGTTCTACCTGTGGACGGTGGCGCCGAACTGGCAGGTGCCGGATGCGCCGGTATTCAACCATTGGCTGCTGTTCGCCAGCGCCCTGCTGCTGACCCTGGCCACGCCCTGGCACCGGCGGGTGCTCGCCCGCCTGCGCCAGAGAGACGCCCGAGGCCTGCTGACCTGCCAGATGGGCCTTGCCGCGATAGGCCTGATACAGGCCGCGCTGCTGCTCTGGGCGCTGCTCAGCGAGGCACTGCAGCCCACCGTTCGTGCCCATGATGCGGTGATCTTCGTGATGCTCGCCTACAGCTTTGGCCACGCCCTGCTCGCTGGCACGCTCAGCGCCTTGCAGGCACTGCGCGTGCGCATCGGCTACGTCAGCGCCGAGTCGCCCTACGAACCGCTGGTGGTGGCGCAGTTCTGGAACTACAGCCTCGGTGTGCTGTGGACGAGCTACTTCGCCATCGCTCTTTTCCCCCCCGCATTCGGAGGCGCGTGA
- the coxB gene encoding cytochrome c oxidase subunit II: MARDIALLWWAMCGFFGLVLVVVSALWVYAMWRRPREYSVEDARRIQRRWLIGGGIVLPTVTVTVLLAFGIPVGQRMMQLPILGEQPVQIHVIGHQWWWEVRYPDSGVVTANQLHLPAGRPVDITVSSADVIHSFWVPRLGGKIDMIPGRENRIRLQADAPGTFRGQCTEFCGTQHSHMILDVQAHSEEDFAAWIDARREPRVKALQGPAADTFLAHCGMCHSVASVSAGNRAPDLTDLASRRNLGGGVMPNEPGAILTWLQEHGRLKPGTGMPLTDDLDAKHLQAIATWLEGLEP, encoded by the coding sequence GTGGCGCGCGACATCGCCCTGTTGTGGTGGGCCATGTGCGGCTTCTTCGGCCTGGTCCTGGTGGTAGTCAGCGCGCTGTGGGTCTACGCCATGTGGCGCAGGCCGCGCGAGTACTCGGTCGAGGATGCCAGGCGCATCCAGCGTCGCTGGCTGATCGGCGGCGGCATCGTGCTGCCGACGGTCACCGTTACCGTGCTACTGGCATTCGGCATTCCCGTGGGCCAGCGCATGATGCAGCTGCCGATTCTCGGCGAGCAGCCGGTGCAGATCCATGTGATCGGCCACCAGTGGTGGTGGGAGGTGCGCTACCCGGACAGCGGCGTGGTGACCGCCAACCAGCTGCATCTGCCCGCAGGTCGGCCGGTGGACATCACCGTCAGCAGCGCCGACGTGATCCACTCCTTCTGGGTGCCGCGCCTGGGCGGCAAGATCGACATGATTCCCGGCCGCGAGAACCGCATCCGCTTGCAGGCCGATGCACCTGGCACCTTTCGTGGCCAGTGCACGGAGTTCTGCGGCACTCAGCACAGCCACATGATTCTCGACGTGCAGGCCCACAGCGAAGAGGACTTCGCTGCCTGGATCGACGCTCGTCGCGAGCCCAGGGTCAAGGCGCTGCAAGGCCCGGCTGCGGACACCTTCCTCGCTCACTGCGGCATGTGCCACAGCGTGGCGAGCGTCAGCGCAGGCAACCGCGCGCCGGATCTCACCGACCTGGCCAGCCGCCGCAACCTGGGTGGCGGCGTAATGCCCAACGAACCCGGTGCCATCCTGACCTGGTTGCAGGAGCACGGGCGCCTGAAGCCGGGCACCGGCATGCCACTGACCGACGACCTCGATGCCAAGCACCTGCAGGCCATCGCCACCTGGCTGGAGGGCCTCGAACCATGA